ttaacactgggtcgacgcatgacccgctagacacacggactcgagacacacacatattaatcagaagtcgaaatcttcatcctcgctgggggtgtcctctgaagcggtggttgtgaggttccacgaccaccgttcatcatcctccccccatgtcgacgcctctcctttggcgtactctgcttcaacctcggccttcctctgccgctttcccacCCTCCTCTCTCTGCTGTACGTATGCTTGTCCTTCCAGAATGCACGCTCTGCCTCGATGGCTCCAGGATTGTCTCTGcaccactgtgccatgaactgctcgtccgcctcggtggtatcaatccgccgctggccagacctgtaccgccgcgcttcaccctgtgagcgaagtagcggctcagtagagagactctgagcttccgtcagagacctgacctccgggaagttcattttgtggcgcggccggccaaacctccaagccgcaacatCGTATgtgcgggcagcagcctccttcgtgtagaaggtgccgagccacacacgcgtaccaccggcggtgatttcagccgcgaaatgtcccgcaggccgcaggcgaacgccgatgaagcccgtgttgctacggcgatgaggagccatctcagcggcagctcagctcagaggattttgtggttctgttggatgagagaagcgatgaagggagaaatgttgctggtgctgttagtggagaagacatggctatatataggccgactAGGGGCTGAAAcagcgggaaaacttggcgggagagaatgagcgggaaagggtgggcgggtaaacttggcgggaaaaaagggcgggagagaagcagcgggaaagggtgggcgggaaataaagggtttcgtcagaaatcgagcgtcggatctagggaatggccccaaaacttgtgtgtgtccacatggcatgcacaaaattgatttgagatggttttatatccaaggctaccccccaggtgtgtccggcttctcggacagggggttcctacacttgggcagattctgcatgtataggggggaactccctcgtacgtgaaccggagagaaacttgatatcatatgggatgatttttgtttccacatatacctatgacctaaccaagctcaaatggaggcatatgcccaccgggggacccccgatgggatgcagtcaaaggggtagaccgcgcggtcaacagaactagggtttcatcagaaatcgagcgtcggatctagggaatggccccaaaacttgtgtgtgtccacatggaatgcacaaaagtgatttgagatggttttatatccaaggctaccccccaggtgtgtccggcttctcggacagggggttcctacacttgggcagattctggatgtataggggggaactccctcggaggtgaaccggagagaatcttgggatcatatgggatgatccttgttttcacatgtacctatgacctaaccaagctcaaatggaggcatatgcccaccggggacccccgatgggatgcagtcaaaggggtagaccgcgcggtcaacagaactagggtttcgtcagaaatagagcgtcggatctagggaatggccccaaaacttgtgtgtgcccacatggcatgcaaaaaattGATTtgtgatggttttatatccaaggctccccccaagtgtgtccggcttctcggacagggggttcctacacttgggcagattctagatgtataggggggaaactccctcggaggtgaaccggagagaatcttgggatcatatgggatgatccttgttttcacatgtacctatgacccaaccaagctcaaatggaggcatatgcccaccgggggacccccgatgggatgcagtcaaaggggtagaccgcgcggtcaacagaactagggtttcgtcagaaatcgagcgtcggatctagggaatggccccaaaacttgtgtgtgtccacatggcatgcacaatattgatttgagatggttttatatccaaggctaccccccccccaggtgtgtccggcttctcggacaggggttcctacacttggccaGATTCTGCATGCATAGGGTTTGGACACGGTCGAGCCAGACCCATCTCCCCCGAGCCGCACCGCGCACCGCACCGGACCCATTTACTTGTTCCTATGACATAAATAAACGCAAAGGTACATTAAAGTTCATAGGGGCAGCGCCGTTGGAGGCCagacaaaggggtagaccgcacggtcaaaggggtagaccgcacaGTCAAAGGGGTGGACCGCGCGATCGATTTAACGTCGACGCGGTCAATTTTTTATATGAACTaattattatatatatattagTATAATGTAGTCAGAAAATAAAtaagagaaaaaacaaaaaaaataaaaaaaattgaaaaaaagggtctatgccgagggccaccctcggcgtatagccggccctcggcatagggGGGCCGCTCCGACCCGTTACAAGGGAGCTGGTCGAGCCAGACCAGCTCCCAACCCTATCCGCGCCCGCACCTCCACGCTCCTGCCCCGCGCCGCCACGCTCCTGCCCCGCCCGCGCCCGCACGTccccgccggccggccggccgcccgCGCTGCCCCTCCCTTCCCCGGCCGCCCTCCTCCCCTGCCCCGCCCTTCCCCGGCCGCCCTCCTCCCCTGCCCCTCCCCTTCCCCGGCCGCCCCGCCCCGgccccctgccccgcagcacaccgcgccgcgccgcccggccACTCCTCTCCTCCCGCAGCACGCCGCAGCGGCCCCCTCCTCCCGCAGCACACCGCCCCGGCCCCCTCCTTCCGCAGCCGTGCCGCCCGAGCCTCTCCTCCCCTCACTGGCCGGCTCCATGGAGAGCTCAAAGGTATGCAtttcttttttttgttaattTGTTAGTTGTTAGTTAGTTAGTGTTGTTAGTTAGGTAACCAATTGGTAGTTAGTTAGTTGGTTAGGATAAATTGGTACTTATAAATAAAAATGTTACTTAGGGTAAATTGTTAGTTGCAGATTTATTGACTATTTTGTTTATTGTTTTAAATAGGCACTGGCGTGAGCACCCTGACGTGACGACCTGGGATCTTGACGCGATTCGCTCCGGCCACCGACATCGCCACCTCCACGTTCGACATCGCCACGCGATTCTCTCCGGTCAccgagggtgagctaaaacatcgcctccccttctccgcattttcttatgtcactagattcattttccaagtccagttgcgtaacctaggtgtcacttcccgtccacgagcattacgcggataaatatgcattagtatcgatggtaccgatggaggacgaggatgaggaggacgaggtggaggacgaggacgaggaggacgaggtggaggacgaggtggcggcggggtacacatggacttttacgagccaccctccgcttctggcgacgtggctcctgagttgttcctagagggtccgtctagtggggaggtggagatggagacggagtctacacacgagtcagactctagggctgagttggaggtgatggagggtgggggtgcgccgaagcccttgaagattcgtggAGAAGCTAGAGTCCCCAATGCGAGGAAGGAGCGGAAGACCCATGATGACaaggcccttatcattccttcgagcgataagtaagtgtactacttcagaaatttcgaacatgtattttcatcttgggcataataatcaatttagcattgtactaatgtgtgatttatttgcagcaactggacatgggagGTCAAGCTAGCCCGCGTGCCTAACAGCTTGCTTGGGGCTCTGATTAAGAAGTTCTGGCCGGGCAGATACACTCCCCTTAGCACGGTCCCCGGTGGCGAGACGaggctagccactacttgggcggactatgaggatgccccTGCCGTAGGCTTTGCGACACCGCCGAGGTCATGACCACCAAGTTCTGGGTAAGACATATACTTCTCGAGCACCGTTCATTGTTGATGGCCCTAATGTGCTaactgatttatgcatgattgaagtgcttcTATCGTGTGGACCCGGAGCTTGAGACGAAGGCGCGTCTCACTTTGCGTGGCGCttgcgagaggttgacaccgcagcagtggtacaaccaaaaggtcacctccgctagtgccttctgggctaacaagggtaagagggtcaGGAAGGAGTACTTTGTGGGTAACCAGCCTACGGAGGAATGGTCAATGACCATTGaggagtacatgtcggtgagtaaaatgtcaatgagattctacattgctgctaagttttcattggattatcttgagttgagtattgcgttttcaggtttgtcccgagtgggccgagcagcatagggaggcatgggaggagctgattagggcgaggtggctcagggaggacgaggagtttgcagccgtgtcgaggcggaacatggagaaccgaggcaccggtggcacacaTTGCGCGGGAAACCGCGACTACACCCGCTACAAGGGGAAAatggtatgtatatacatggaacgaccttCTTTCATTTCCCGTCATGTTACATTTGTGGTACGCATAACTTTTCTTTTCGCGATGCTGGTGGCCGAGGCAGcacctggggtggtgcttcatgatgcccagatatatgacatgatgcggacgaagaagaagcccaatcccgcattgcctcagccacagtactacggcaatgccaaggccgccaaggaggactactgcgacatggtcaagtctcgtcaccccgaggtggatgaccccttgagcattccggtcgacgaggagtcgttggtcctgtcggggcacgggcgtccgcatggccgtttcccctttctaaataaggcggtcaagcctaccccagccacgagctacacgcgtctcaagcataccctcaccgccgacagcccccagcctcgtccacggcctgctcgtccacccgcctacgatgtaagttttcctcattttcatcctctttccggttttccttcctacatggctaagtgttgacgagattcattgtttctgaaattgtagcctgagttcgaggcggccttcgaagcctgcaatgaagcgtatcagcaggccgctgcccagtggaataggcagaatacggcctacatggcgtatataggagtaagtctgaatctttcttctcgcaagtagatgacaagtctcagtttgatgctttatttctgcaaagcctaacttgtaacctatcttgcaggaaatgatgatctctatgtctactggtacaccgccaccggctcgagttaccgtggcgggggacatgcctatcatgccatcgaaggcagctttcgctgcgacttactacggatccacaccggaggtaagttctttgccaaaccggtagttaccactttcctttgcctcgcaagttgctaacatgtagggaacacgtagggaacgggatggtccgggaaccaggcatcgccgggtgggcgcgaggtcacaccggttcatgaaggtggtcggtctcctgggcgttctgctggtgcctctccgtcgactactcctgggactactcccggtgcctctccgtcgacttctcctgggcgtagcaccggtccttctccaggtggttcttctgcagcttctaccggagcgcAACCCCGGGCTGCTCGTTTCGCCAACGATGTGGGCGGACACACCCCACCTGGTTCCTTCCTCCGCTAGTTCTgtatttggatgacatggcactctcctcttgtatgtgcaccatgtatgctactatgtgcaccatgtatgctactatgtgcattttatgctatttatgtgaattatggtgaATTTGGATGAATTATGGTGAATTTTGATGAATTTGGATGTATTCGGATGTAGAACTGCTAAACTGTGCAAACTGGACTGCTGGACGGTGCAAACTGGACTGCTGGACGGTGCAAACTGGACTGctgaaaaacaaaacaaaaaatcgaacaggtctacgccgagggcaatgccgtcggcatagaccctTGCTGCGACCATATGGTCAGGTCTATGCCGAGGGCATAGCCGTCGGCGTAGACCTCCGCCTGGCAGCCGCTCGCAGCGTGCCGCGTGTccctgcatggcccatgcagaCGCCGAGGGTTGGCCGTCGGCGCGGCGCAGGTGGCAGCCGCgcgacgcgccacgtcgctccacGGCGCGCAGATGactgccctatgccgagggcaaTGCCGTCGGCGTCTGGGGCGCTCAGTTAACGGCGACGGCGCACCGTGGCGAGACGCCGAGGGAAGCGGCGCCGAGGGTGAAGCCGCACCGTCGGCATAGgaagcgtacgccgacggccgggcCTACGCCGACGGCAGTGTGCCAGGTGCCGAGGGACCTGAACGCCGAGgcgatatgccgagggctgccgtcggcgtagcctacgccgagggccaggcgtggctacgccgagggcagccggccaTCGGCGTCTACGTCTATTCCTGTAGTGCTAGTACTTAACTAATGGATGGTCGGGATGTAATACTACTCTTATCTAAGAGGGAGCATTGAAAGATTGCATAGTCTTCATTTTTCGTCGGATATTTTGGATTATCTACTGTCATTCTTTTAGCGTTATGTGCTGATGAACGATCACATTTTGAGTCAGAGGGAGTATGATCGAACCAGAAGTTGGCTCCCCGTACAAAGGAAGTTCTTGTTGAAGAAAAGGCTTTTCATTTCTTGTTTGTGCGccaataccaaatatatcaaaggGAACCAAATTAAGGCTGAAAAGGTCATCCTAGGAaagaagaaagaatgccaaacaaATTAATGGTCGTGCAAAAGCCAGCGTCGCCGGCCTTGCAACGATCAGTATCAGCTCTGTATTACAATTTGCCTACCCCTGCTATATAGAGTTGTTGACCAGACAAGAATGGCACGTTGGCAACGGAAGGTTGAGAATGGCACCGAAGAATACGTCGCCTTCGAGGATCATCGCCATTCGCCAGGCCCAACGACGCCTCCACGCGGACATCGGCGTTCGTAGACTATTTTTCGGTAGGCATCCATCTAGGCCTTGGTGGCCGCCGGCTTGGTGGAATTTGCGACAACAGCGGGCGTCTGCTTGAGGATGGCAGGCAGAAACTCCATGATCTTGTCGAACTCCTTGTTCTTGACGACGAGCCCGGCCGGCGCGGTCGGGTCGGCCTTGCACTCGTTGCAGCTCCACTTCCACTCCCAGTCCTTGGacttctccttctcctcatccAGCACCACGAAGTCTAGCACCTCCAAAAGCTTCGCGCCGGCTCCCGCGGCGGGGCCACCTGCGCCGGGCTTGAACTTTGTGGCGGCCTCCTCGAACCCCGCCGCGCAGCTGTCCATGCACCGCCACTGCGTCTTGCCGTTGGGGAGCTTGTCCCGCTccgcgcgcgcggcggcggcggcctcagtGGCGgtcttggcggcggcggcgacggcggcctgGGCCAGAGCCGTTACGTCGGCCGCGGGGCTCGACGACAGGAGCTCCTCGCAGTTGCTCGGCTGCGGCGTCTTGGCGCAGGCCTCCTTGGCGACGCTGCCGGCGCCGTCGACGAACAAGGAAACGGCTGAGGCGAGTAGGACGAAGAAGATGATCATCAGGGAACCGCGAGGCTTCGTCGTCGCCATGGTCGTCGATCT
This region of Lolium perenne isolate Kyuss_39 chromosome 2, Kyuss_2.0, whole genome shotgun sequence genomic DNA includes:
- the LOC139835682 gene encoding uncharacterized protein, encoding MLVAEAAPGVVLHDAQIYDMMRTKKKPNPALPQPQYYGNAKAAKEDYCDMVKSRHPEVDDPLSIPVDEESLVLSGHGRPHGRFPFLNKAVKPTPATSYTRLKHTLTADSPQPRPRPARPPAYDPEFEAAFEACNEAYQQAAAQWNRQNTAYMAYIGEMMISMSTGTPPPARVTVAGDMPIMPSKAAFAATYYGSTPEGTGWSGNQASPGGREVTPVHEGGRSPGRSAGASPSTTPGTTPGASPSTSPGRSTGPSPGGSSAASTGAQPRAARFANDVGGHTPPGSFLR
- the LOC127334056 gene encoding uncharacterized protein, with protein sequence MATTKPRGSLMIIFFVLLASAVSLFVDGAGSVAKEACAKTPQPSNCEELLSSSPAADVTALAQAAVAAAAKTATEAAAAARAERDKLPNGKTQWRCMDSCAAGFEEAATKFKPGAGGPAAGAGAKLLEVLDFVVLDEEKEKSKDWEWKWSCNECKADPTAPAGLVVKNKEFDKIMEFLPAILKQTPAVVANSTKPAATKA